A stretch of the Sinorhizobium alkalisoli genome encodes the following:
- a CDS encoding hydantoinase B/oxoprolinase family protein, producing MNSMASAVAAKAVPAEIDPITLQVIRGSFETIAEEMAHVLYRMSFSSIIRESEDLGAGLFDVDFNTLCESESTPMHIGSIPGYLRGIQATLEDGVWFEGDVVVHNHPYHGSSHTPDLAIVVPVFYRGRLVGFAGNTAHHVDIGAATPGLIIDVPDVFAEGMLFAGTKLYRKGQPNNAMWNFIRNNSRAAQQLVSDIEAQVASARLGARRFIELIEKFGEDTVFQAANQLMDYAERMMRQRIAAIPNGEYVAEGWLDDDGRNRDQRLRVKVTVRVRDDELDVDLTGSADQTPTAYNVPFEGSTKVAAYAAFRKLLLDAYTSEVRVPSNEGSFRPINVIAPLGSIFNPKPPASAEARFTQCNRMIDLIIRALAPVMPDTVIAGSSASISFAAYSGVRPSGDYWVFLEVNEGAYGGRPRSDGPDSIDNLMANTRNNPLEDLAMHIPMICDRYELRDDVPPGAGEFRGGLGVVKAQRMLTDGFITHESERHKDAPWGIFGGTDGAVGKCLIYNAAAPSDAREMHSKFSGLAVKANDTMAYSSPNGGGYGSPLKRPAQKVLEDVLDGFYSAEHARQVYGVVVDLDNETVDVEATARQRAALARAS from the coding sequence ATGAACAGCATGGCAAGCGCCGTGGCGGCGAAGGCAGTTCCCGCCGAAATCGACCCGATCACGCTGCAGGTAATCCGCGGCTCGTTTGAAACCATTGCCGAAGAGATGGCGCATGTGCTCTACCGCATGTCGTTCTCTTCGATCATCCGGGAGTCGGAGGACCTCGGCGCGGGCCTGTTCGACGTCGACTTCAACACGCTCTGCGAGTCGGAATCCACGCCGATGCATATTGGCTCCATCCCGGGATATCTGCGTGGCATACAGGCGACGCTCGAGGACGGCGTATGGTTCGAGGGCGATGTGGTCGTCCACAACCACCCCTATCATGGTTCGAGCCACACGCCCGACCTGGCCATCGTCGTCCCGGTTTTCTATCGGGGGAGGCTCGTCGGCTTCGCCGGCAACACGGCGCACCATGTCGACATCGGCGCCGCGACACCGGGTCTGATCATTGACGTGCCCGACGTCTTTGCCGAGGGGATGCTGTTTGCCGGCACCAAGCTCTACCGCAAGGGCCAGCCGAACAATGCGATGTGGAATTTCATCCGCAACAACAGCCGCGCGGCGCAGCAACTGGTCAGCGACATCGAGGCCCAGGTCGCCTCCGCCCGCCTCGGCGCCAGACGCTTCATCGAGCTGATCGAGAAGTTCGGCGAGGACACGGTCTTCCAGGCGGCCAACCAGCTGATGGATTATGCGGAACGCATGATGCGGCAGCGCATCGCCGCGATCCCGAACGGCGAATATGTCGCCGAGGGCTGGCTCGACGACGACGGGCGCAACCGCGACCAGCGGCTCAGGGTCAAGGTGACGGTCCGGGTGAGGGACGACGAACTCGACGTCGACCTGACCGGCTCGGCCGACCAGACGCCAACCGCCTATAACGTGCCCTTCGAAGGCTCGACCAAGGTGGCCGCCTATGCGGCGTTCCGCAAGCTGCTGCTCGATGCTTACACGTCTGAGGTCAGAGTGCCCTCCAACGAGGGCTCTTTCCGGCCGATCAACGTGATTGCGCCGCTGGGCTCGATCTTCAACCCGAAGCCTCCAGCCTCGGCCGAGGCGCGATTCACCCAGTGCAACCGGATGATCGATCTCATTATCCGCGCGCTCGCGCCGGTGATGCCGGACACGGTGATCGCCGGAAGCTCGGCTTCGATCTCGTTCGCCGCCTATTCGGGTGTGCGCCCGAGCGGTGACTACTGGGTGTTCCTCGAAGTCAACGAAGGCGCCTATGGTGGCCGACCGCGATCCGACGGTCCCGACAGCATCGACAACCTCATGGCGAATACACGCAACAACCCGCTCGAGGATCTCGCCATGCATATCCCGATGATCTGCGACCGCTACGAGCTTCGCGATGACGTGCCGCCCGGTGCCGGCGAGTTCCGCGGTGGTCTTGGCGTGGTCAAGGCGCAGCGTATGCTCACCGATGGCTTCATCACCCATGAATCGGAACGCCACAAGGACGCACCCTGGGGCATCTTTGGCGGCACCGACGGCGCAGTCGGCAAATGCCTGATTTACAACGCGGCGGCGCCTTCGGATGCACGGGAGATGCACTCGAAGTTTTCGGGGCTGGCGGTCAAGGCCAACGACACCATGGCCTACTCCAGCCCGAATGGCGGTGGCTACGGCTCACCGTTGAAGCGACCGGCCCAGAAGGTGCTCGAGGACGTGCTCGACGGCTTCTATTCGGCCGAGCACGCCCGCCAGGTCTACGGCGTCGTCGTTGATCTCGATAATGAGACGGTCGACGTCGAGGCCACGGCCAGACAGCGAGCAGCGCTCGCCAGGGCTTCATAG
- a CDS encoding hydantoinase/oxoprolinase family protein produces MARIGVDVGGTNTDLVLECAKGVFYHKVPTTLKNQSIGVVEGVKHICELAGIGASDVDLIVHGTTTATNITIEHNGAETGMLTTRGFRDILHIGRHKRPYNFSLHFTVPWQSQPLVKRRNRIAVSERIVPPNGEVETALDEGEVRAAARLFKRRGIRSIVVGFMFSFLNDAHERRAKEIILEEMPDAYVTLSSEVANVMREYERFSTAAMNSYVGPKTAFYLRDLESKLREAGVSAKLRIMQSNGGVSTVESCAARPIRILMSGPAGGVIGGASEGEMAGERNIITVDIGGTSADISTIPDGRLKIMNPRDTYVSGHPVLTPMIDLVTIGAGGGSVAYIDEAGAFNVGPRSAGSEPGPACYGRGGTEPTVTDAQIVLGRLDPDLVLGGDLKLDPALSHKAIEEKIAKPLGMSVKDAALGILKIINSNMALAIRSNSVARGIDPREFSILPFGGGGPLHGVALAEAVYAKDVIVPVAPGITAAVGLLKTDLQYEHTEAVIVELNAATDSQLARINHAASRLRERVMAELDDDGIPRERQHVEVVAECRYHGQGFELRATMPDGPMTQANKAAVVTSFHDQHQLDYGYSYRDAEVELITLRVIGKASVDRLHVPKLRPTDGLDIDRALKFVRSTTFDDGSTLETPRYDKAKLLAGDLVPGPAIIVQHDSTTLVPPGYVAQVLDYGNMRVHRAGVA; encoded by the coding sequence ATGGCCCGTATCGGCGTAGACGTCGGAGGAACGAATACCGATCTGGTGCTCGAATGCGCCAAAGGCGTGTTCTATCACAAGGTTCCAACCACGCTGAAGAATCAGTCTATCGGCGTGGTCGAAGGCGTGAAGCACATTTGCGAGCTGGCCGGCATTGGCGCGTCCGATGTCGATCTCATCGTGCATGGCACGACCACCGCAACGAACATTACTATCGAGCATAATGGCGCCGAAACCGGCATGCTGACGACGCGCGGTTTCCGCGACATCTTGCATATCGGGCGTCACAAGCGCCCGTATAATTTTTCGCTGCACTTCACGGTGCCGTGGCAGAGTCAACCGCTGGTGAAGCGGCGCAACCGCATCGCGGTTAGTGAGCGTATTGTCCCGCCAAACGGCGAGGTCGAAACCGCGCTCGACGAGGGCGAAGTGCGTGCGGCCGCCCGCCTCTTCAAGAGGCGCGGCATCCGTTCGATCGTTGTCGGCTTTATGTTCTCCTTCCTTAACGACGCACATGAGCGCCGGGCCAAGGAGATCATTCTCGAGGAGATGCCCGACGCCTACGTGACGCTGTCGAGCGAGGTTGCCAATGTGATGCGCGAATACGAGCGCTTCTCGACGGCGGCGATGAACAGCTATGTCGGGCCCAAGACCGCCTTTTACCTGCGCGACCTGGAATCCAAGCTGCGCGAGGCGGGCGTATCGGCCAAGCTGCGCATCATGCAGTCGAACGGCGGCGTCTCAACGGTCGAATCCTGCGCGGCGCGCCCGATCAGGATTCTGATGTCGGGCCCGGCGGGCGGCGTTATCGGCGGCGCTTCCGAGGGCGAAATGGCTGGTGAGAGGAACATCATTACTGTCGACATAGGCGGTACTTCGGCCGACATCAGCACCATTCCCGACGGTCGTTTGAAGATCATGAACCCGCGCGATACCTACGTGTCGGGACATCCCGTGCTGACCCCGATGATCGATCTGGTGACGATCGGTGCCGGCGGCGGTTCGGTTGCCTATATCGACGAGGCGGGTGCCTTCAATGTCGGGCCGCGCTCGGCGGGCTCTGAGCCGGGACCTGCCTGCTACGGCCGCGGCGGCACCGAGCCAACGGTGACCGACGCGCAGATCGTGCTCGGCCGCCTCGACCCTGACCTCGTGCTTGGCGGTGATCTCAAGCTTGATCCTGCGCTCTCGCACAAGGCTATCGAGGAGAAGATTGCCAAGCCGCTCGGCATGTCGGTCAAGGACGCAGCACTCGGCATTCTCAAGATCATCAACTCGAACATGGCGCTCGCCATCCGATCCAATTCGGTGGCCCGCGGCATCGATCCCCGAGAGTTCTCTATCCTGCCCTTCGGGGGGGGCGGCCCGCTGCATGGCGTGGCCCTTGCCGAGGCTGTCTACGCCAAGGATGTCATCGTGCCCGTGGCGCCCGGCATCACCGCGGCCGTCGGCCTGCTTAAGACCGACCTGCAATATGAGCACACCGAAGCGGTCATCGTTGAACTCAATGCGGCGACCGACAGCCAACTCGCCCGCATCAATCATGCCGCCAGCCGCCTGCGCGAGCGGGTCATGGCCGAGCTCGACGACGATGGCATTCCGCGCGAGCGCCAGCATGTCGAAGTCGTCGCCGAGTGCCGCTACCACGGCCAGGGCTTCGAACTGCGCGCCACCATGCCGGACGGCCCGATGACCCAAGCCAACAAGGCTGCGGTAGTCACCAGCTTCCACGACCAGCACCAGCTCGACTACGGCTACAGCTACCGCGACGCGGAGGTGGAACTGATCACCCTGCGTGTCATCGGCAAGGCTTCGGTCGACCGGTTGCATGTGCCGAAGCTCAGGCCGACAGACGGCTTGGATATCGATCGGGCTCTCAAGTTCGTGCGGTCGACCACATTCGATGATGGCAGCACGCTGGAGACGCCGCGCTATGACAAGGCGAAGCTTCTTGCCGGCGACCTGGTTCCCGGACCAGCGATCATTGTCCAGCATGATTCAACCACGCTCGTGCCCCCTGGCTACGTCGCCCAGGTGCTCGACTACGGCAACATGCGCGTCCACCGCGCCGGCGTTGCCTGA
- a CDS encoding isochorismatase family protein, giving the protein MSNVDNKELDRMLKQAFDASTKIYQERGFQRRVGFGSRPALVSVDLANAWTRPGNPFTCDQEAMDKEIIPGMQRLLKACRDNGHPVIHVTTAYEITDRDASFTDMGLWHCKIPIDVVNLKDKELWAIDSRIAPVEGEYTLLKKRASSFHGTGLAGILRAAGVDTILVTGVTATACVRTTICDGLADGFRTIAVRECIGDRVPGAVAWNLYDIDAKFADVHSVDECVQYLNTVKATLAAAE; this is encoded by the coding sequence ATGAGCAATGTCGACAACAAAGAACTTGACCGCATGCTGAAGCAGGCGTTCGACGCTTCCACCAAGATCTATCAGGAGCGCGGCTTCCAGCGGCGGGTCGGCTTCGGCAGCCGTCCCGCGCTGGTCAGCGTCGATCTCGCCAATGCGTGGACCCGGCCCGGCAACCCGTTCACCTGCGACCAGGAGGCGATGGACAAGGAGATCATCCCGGGCATGCAGCGGCTGCTCAAGGCCTGCCGCGACAATGGTCACCCGGTGATCCATGTCACCACCGCCTATGAAATCACCGACCGCGACGCCAGTTTCACCGACATGGGTCTCTGGCACTGCAAGATCCCGATCGACGTGGTCAACCTCAAGGACAAGGAGCTGTGGGCGATCGACTCGCGCATTGCTCCGGTCGAAGGCGAATATACGCTTCTGAAGAAGCGCGCGAGTTCGTTTCATGGAACCGGCCTCGCCGGCATCCTGCGTGCGGCCGGCGTCGACACCATCCTTGTGACAGGCGTGACCGCGACGGCCTGCGTGCGCACTACCATCTGCGACGGCCTTGCCGACGGCTTCCGTACGATCGCCGTACGTGAGTGCATTGGCGACCGCGTACCGGGTGCCGTCGCCTGGAACCTCTACGACATCGACGCAAAGTTCGCCGATGTCCACAGCGTCGATGAATGCGTGCAGTACCTCAACACCGTCAAAGCCACCCTCGCGGCGGCCGAGTGA
- a CDS encoding LysR family transcriptional regulator codes for MDLEAGLELTQSFLIVAEELNFRRSAERLNVDQSALTRRIQKLEHLLGFALFERSTREVSLTPAGRRFYEENARLMHDYARSVKAARLVAEGKTGELRVAYMAFAATELMPNAVLRFRNAYPHVEVNLRYIRTQGQKLALADDEVDVGYMIGPFDHTDFHSLLLTSDPLYVVTPRNHALLHRPEIRPADLADYNLILGDMIEWEAYRWRLNEMFSAEGVPLNITLEASNTLALLGLVAAGLGVTVYPESLIGFLGRNVEVRPIMHPDFRIQTILVWKRSNRAKSVRHFVDIAKNLPPRI; via the coding sequence ATGGATCTCGAAGCCGGACTTGAGCTCACCCAATCCTTCCTAATAGTTGCAGAGGAACTGAACTTCCGCCGCAGCGCTGAACGGCTGAATGTCGATCAGTCGGCGCTTACCCGCCGCATCCAGAAGCTGGAGCATCTCCTGGGTTTCGCTCTCTTTGAGCGCAGCACGCGAGAAGTGTCGCTAACGCCGGCTGGCCGCCGCTTCTACGAGGAGAACGCCCGGCTGATGCACGATTATGCTCGTTCGGTGAAGGCTGCCCGCCTGGTTGCCGAAGGCAAGACCGGTGAGCTGCGCGTTGCCTACATGGCGTTCGCCGCGACCGAATTGATGCCAAATGCGGTGCTGCGCTTCCGCAACGCCTATCCACATGTTGAGGTGAACCTTCGCTACATCCGCACACAGGGGCAGAAGCTTGCCCTGGCCGATGACGAGGTCGACGTCGGCTATATGATCGGGCCGTTCGACCATACCGACTTTCACAGTCTGCTGCTCACCTCGGACCCGCTCTACGTTGTTACTCCGCGGAATCATGCGCTACTCCACAGACCCGAGATCAGGCCGGCAGACCTCGCCGACTACAACCTCATCCTCGGCGACATGATCGAGTGGGAAGCTTATCGCTGGCGGCTCAACGAGATGTTCTCTGCCGAAGGCGTGCCGCTCAACATCACGCTTGAGGCCTCGAACACCCTAGCGTTGCTGGGGCTGGTAGCCGCAGGTCTCGGCGTCACGGTCTACCCGGAAAGCCTGATCGGCTTCCTCGGTCGCAACGTCGAGGTGCGGCCGATCATGCATCCCGATTTCCGCATCCAGACAATTCTTGTGTGGAAGCGTTCCAACCGGGCGAAGTCGGTCCGTCATTTCGTCGACATTGCCAAGAACCTGCCGCCGCGCATCTGA